TGCCGTCTGCTGCTGGGTGGGCGCTTCCAGGGCGCCGCCCAGGCCTTCCACGAAGCCGGTCTGCAGGACGCGGAGTGCGCCGAGGCGCTGGTGGGCGAGGGCACAGCCTACCTGCTCAACGGCCAGCAGGACGCGGCGCAAAGCTGCCTCGACCGCGCCCTGGCGCTGGACGAAGCCCACCCGGCAGCCCGGGTGGGCGAGGGCACCCTGAGCCTGCTGCGGCGCGACTACGCGGCCGCGGTGGAACACTACCGCCGGGCGCTCTCCCAGGAGACCCGCCAGCGCGCCGCCATTCGCGCTTCGGAGGCCCAGGCGGCCTGCCTGGCCGGGCTGTATGAAGCCGCCGAGACCGAGGCCCGCACGGCGCTGCAGGAGCAGCCCGGACACGAACTGGCCCTGCAGGTGCTGGCCGCGGCGCTGCTCGCCCGCAACCGCGGCGCGGACGCGCTGCAGGTCCTCGCCGCGCCGGTGGAGCAGGGCGTGCAGCAGACCCTCGGCATCGTGGCCGACTCGCCGCTGTATTCGCCGCTGGCGCGCTACTACGCGGACCATCGCCTGGATGATGCCCTGCGGTTGGCCACGGTCGGCGCGCCGTCTCCGGCACCGGGGCCCTCGTTCGTGGGCACGCCTGCCCCGGCGCCGACCGTCTTCAGCCGCGGCGATCCGAGCTTCCACATCGAGTGGCCGAAGCCCGGTGGCTCGATCAGCGGCCGCATCGAGGTCTCCATCTACGCCGATCAGAACCTGGGCGTGCAGTATGTCGCTGTGCTCGTGGACGAGCAGTTCGCGTGCATGGCCAATGTCGTACCCTTCCGGGTGTCGGTGGACACCACCATCGCCCGCGACGGGCTGCGCGAGATCCGCGTGGATGGCTACGGGGCCGACGGCACCATCGTCAAGAGCGCCTCGGCGCTGGTGAACATCGCCAACGGCCAGCGCACGCTGTCCCCCGATGAGCAGGCCCTGCGCCAGGGCGTGACGGACTTCCTGGAGGGCCTGCTGGTGCTGCGCGCTCATCCGCTGCTGCGGGCCCAGCTCGTCGGCCATGCCCTGGAGGCCGAGGGCAAGCTACAGCAGGCGCTGGACGCCTATGAGTATGCCTTCTCGTATGACTGCACCTTGCCGTGCATCCATGCCGACCTGGTGCTGTGCTACCGCAAGCTCGGGCTGCTGGATGCGGTGGCGACCCATGAGATCCACAACCTGAACCAGCCCGGCG
The sequence above is a segment of the bacterium genome. Coding sequences within it:
- a CDS encoding polysaccharide deacetylase family protein, which encodes MRLSALSRILPASAIVLTGLALAMAPAQAGVADKLRDGCRLLLGGRFQGAAQAFHEAGLQDAECAEALVGEGTAYLLNGQQDAAQSCLDRALALDEAHPAARVGEGTLSLLRRDYAAAVEHYRRALSQETRQRAAIRASEAQAACLAGLYEAAETEARTALQEQPGHELALQVLAAALLARNRGADALQVLAAPVEQGVQQTLGIVADSPLYSPLARYYADHRLDDALRLATVGAPSPAPGPSFVGTPAPAPTVFSRGDPSFHIEWPKPGGSISGRIEVSIYADQNLGVQYVAVLVDEQFACMANVVPFRVSVDTTIARDGLREIRVDGYGADGTIVKSASALVNIANGQRTLSPDEQALRQGVTDFLEGLLVLRAHPLLRAQLVGHALEAEGKLQQALDAYEYAFSYDCTLPCIHADLVLCYRKLGLLDAVATHEIHNLNQPGAVALTFDDGPHPILTPWILDLLDRYNAKATFLLVGKQVELYPELVREIVKRGHEIGSHSYTHSNLRQISTLGVERELVMSRQVIRRASGEFVTLFRPPGGNYDPQVRQAVDLTGFTTVFWNENITSYPGVAGLDILPKMLNKLNGGGIVLLHNGFDETRDVLPLLLPALAQRNLKLDTISALTAHRPFRVQHLLAEPLEWKL